GAgatggctgccttccccactgggactatgctgcagggaaggaaagccccaggcagggaaggcagctaaCTCCTCAAGTTTCTCTGtggtgctgtgcagccctggctccagcacatggggcttccctccctgctgtgggagTGCAAGGGCTGCATGAgtaagtggcagggagcaccagcaatgcaggcagctgggtggagattgtgcctcttgctgcaatgtgcagtgctggctggagccgtgCCCCACTGAGCACCTGCACCCTACTTGCACCTCCTGTGGGGCTGCGCACTATAGAGGGCACAGCCGTTGTCCCTAGTCTCCCTCACACCTGCATGCACCCACcctagctctgcactgctgccatgccctgaACACAAGCACTGTGCTGTCACCAGtccagtgctctgggtgggcCTAGCTGCAGCCCTACCTGCTGTCTGGACCTAGCAGGAGACTGGGGCAGTGAGCAGGTcctgggggctgtggcagcagcagccctgcatagattcatagacattagggtcagaagggacctcaatagatcatcaagtccaaccccctgcataagcaggaaagagtgctgggtctagatgatcccaactagatactcatctaacctcctcttgaagacccccagggtaggggagagcaccacctcccttgggagcccattccagaccctggccactcgaactatgaagaagttcttcctaatgtccaatctaaatctgctctctgctagcttgtggccattgtttcttgtaacccccaggggcgccttggtggataaatactcaccaattcccttctgtgcccctgtgatgaacttaaaggcagccacaaggtcacctctcaaccttctcttgcagaggctgaaaaggtccagtttctctagtctctcctcatagggcttggtctgcaggcccttgaccatataagtggcccttctctggaacctctccaggttatccgcatccttcttgaagtgtggcgcccagaattgcacgcagtactccaactgtggtctgaccagcgccctatagaggggaagtatcacctccctggacctattcgtcatgcatctgctgatgcacgataaagtgccattggcttttctgatggctttgtcacactgccggctcatgttcatcttggagtccactagcactccaagatccctttccacctctgtgccacccagcaggtcattccctaggctgtaggtgtgctggacatttttcctccctaggtgcagcactttgcatttctccttgttgaactgcatcctgttgttttctgcccacttgtctaacctatccaggtctgcttgcagctgttccctgccctccagcgtgtccacttctccccatagctttgggtcatctgcagacttggacagagtacatttgactccctcgtccaagtcgctgatgaagacattaaagagtattggtccaaggaccgagccctgagggaccccactgcccacacccttccaggtcgagaccgacccatccaccacaactctttgggtgcaaccctctagccaattcgccacccaccggactgtgtagtcatccaagtcacagcctcttaccttgttcaccagtatggggtgggataccgtatcgaaggccttcctgaagtttaagtatacgacatccacccctcctcctgtgtccaggcgttttgtaacctggtcatagaaggagactagatgggtcaggcacgatctgcctgccacaaacccatgctggtttcccctcagcataatttgccctgccgggctctcacaaatgtgagccttgataattttttcaaagactttaccaaggatggaggtgagactgactggcctatagttgcccgggtccttcttcctccccttcttgaaaatagggaccacgttagcccttttccagtcctctgggacttggcccgtgcgccacgagcattccaatattcctgccagtggctctgcaatgacgtcggccagtgccttcagcacccttggatggagcccatccgggcctgctgacttaaaggcatccagttcttccaagtgactctgcaccatctcaggatctacgtatggaagtctggcgccttgctgctgcctctctacaaccccagtgagagacttgtcgtgcccctcacttaggaacactgaggcaaagaactcgttgaggagttcagccttgtcccccctgtctgtcaccaattgtttctgcccatttagcaggggtcctattcctccctgggccttccttttactccctatatatctaaaaaacaatttcttgttatcttttacttgggttgccatcctcagctccatggtagctttggcccgcctaactgcctccctacaagcacgagcagaggaggtatattcatctttagtgatctcaccctgtttccactttttatgtgctccccttttggcccttaggctgccctggatttctctggtcagccatggaagcctcctggcccctttcccttttttgcctcgctcggagattgtcttgctttgtgcccgaaggatcgtttccttaaggcacagccaccctgcaTGGAAGCTGCTGGCCAGGTCCTTCTGCCCACACTGGTGGGAGTCCAACAATAGGGTGTTGTTGGGGCTGCATGTACAtgtgggtgccttgctcccaccctcatgggtggaaggactgggtggggcacaattttGGGGGGGGcccacccacaggccagatccaacctgcaggccatattttgcctgcccctggcctacaCACAATTCATAGTGAGATAATGATGAAGGGCTGTTCAATAAACGCTTCACTCAAGATTCAACATGGCCTCGATTCCAGTTACAGTGCATCTATTAATGTTTGCTCCATTGTTGGAAGTGCCATGAAGTTGACCAGGGAACTGTGAAAATGTCAGCTAAGGGGACTCTGGTCTGGTCCTCCAAGTTGGGAGTAGCGTAGGGAGCTAGTAGATCACCCATGTCAAAAACTTAAATTGCAATCTACAACTGAAGTCAGATGGAAATGGTAGCCTGAAAGTTTTTGAAGTTGAAACAGGCAATGATACATGAAGTAAAGATGATGATGATtgacaaaaggttataaaaaaatcaaattaatcttcTGCAATGAAGCGTGAGTTCAACTAGTTCCTCTTATTTACCTTTGAGTTTTGAGTGTTTAGTTAATTATGAACACACTTTACTTAAAGTTGTGATTCCTGTTTAGATAAACACCTGAGAAATACAAGAACAGATCTGTTCTAAGGCCATCCTTATTTGACAGCCTTTGTGCCTCCATATTACACAATCCAATCCAGAAGGATATTGAACATATTACTGCAAATTAATGCAGCTACATCACAGAGAAGCTTCACCAGTTCTGGTGAAGAAAGTTTAATTTAATCTACCTACCTTTCAAAAGGGAAGCATTGGATCAGAAtctgtgtggctgtgtgtgggctgCACACTCCCTAGGCAGTGTGCAACACTGCACAGCAGGTATACCTTCTGCACTGAGCTAGTGGACCGTACATGCCATGCAAGCCACCCCCATGCTGCACAGGTTCATGCATTCCCCCcataggaagcagaagctggagaagggacaGCCTGAGGCTTCcgagcagcagaagcagtgaaggAAGCAACATCCagatcaggagctgggagactgcaggtTAACCCCTTGCACCTGGATGTGCTAGGCTCTCTTACCCAAGTACTGCTGACCTTCAGTTATTTTGCATGTTACCAATAAGTGAAACAACACTAGTTGCTGAGACAGAATGATTCAAAGttttaaagtaaattaaataGATTTACAGCATCTTGAATTAAACATGTTTTCAAATTTGACTATGAAACCTATCCAAAAACAAGCCACTCAAAACCATCTGCTAGATAGCAATaataagaagcagcagcagcatttctccaTTGCTATGTAGAAATAAATCTATTTATAATAGATGTAGATTCTACTacattcaccaaaaaaaaaatccccaaacaaacccaaattCTTTCCATGCACAGATTGTATGTTACACAGATATGCTGTGCATGTAAAGTATTAAAACGACTATTCAAAGACAGACTGGAACATTTCCTGTCCCACTTTGATATaagcttctctctcttcccctgtcATAAATGACACTAGCTCTGGATTTTCACTGACTTCGCTATATAAGTGGGGCTGTCCAGCTACCATTACAGTAGGATCCACAGTTTCCTGCTCCTCTTGTTCTAAGTCACTGCCTACCACTTTTCCTTTTCCTGGTTTGACATGCTTAGTATCCTCCTCAGATTCACTGGTGTCACTTTCTGACTCGTGGCATTTGCTTTGGGCAAGAGGTGGCACCTGCCTTGTTCCAGAAGATGACTTTGATTCATGGATGAGAAGAGTCTTTATTACTTCATTATCAGCGATGCTTTCCTTAACATTCTCATCAGTTTTAGGTATTTCTGTtaacagagggagagggggaaagaaacaAGTTATGACATGATGACATGGCAAAAGACCAATACTCCTCCGCTTGTACATATTGTGCAAGTGAAGCAAACGAAAGTTTTCCTTCTCTGCTCATTCACAAATAGGATGCACCAAATGTATTCTTTTCCACTGTTGGTTTCTATTACTAAATCTACAAAAGGGACTTCAGCAGTTGTACTTAGCTTCTaagcactgtgctgcctgttaGAATCCTTAACCCCGAGTTAGCCATCAAGGTTTCCTAAATAATACACATGGGAAATCTGACACCTCAGAACAGGCGTCTCAAAAGCTAGTTTTGCTCATCCTAACAAAATGTCaaaaggagggggaggaaatTGGACCTCACCCCTCAATATAGGTGATTAAATTGCCTTATTTCATGCAAAAGGGAGGTATCTAGATCTGAATTCTGTCATGAACTCTTGCCTGGAGGGTCAGAAGAGTGATGCAAACCATACACCCACTGGGGAGACGGGAGACCTGTTTTCAAATTCCCATTTTGCTTGACTTGGAGCAGGGAGTGGAACTAAGGCCTCCCATATCCCAGGAAACTACCGTAGCTGTTTGGCTGCTAGCTGTTCTGAAGTGGAATTCTCCAGTTCCGattaagttttataaatattgCTTATAAACAGGAATGAGCTATTTATTGATCACAGCTCTTCCTTATCCTAGTTAAGTGCCCTATATGCCAGCCTGTGGATACAATTGTCTTTTCCAAATCCTGTAGAAGGGTAGGATTTGAAGATGGATTTCTTACTTCTTAATGTGCCTGTTAAAACCACAGGAATAATCCTGCTCTCTTATATGAGTTTGAGTCTGCATGTAATGGGATTAAATGGGAGTAACCATCAATGATGATTATACAACCAGCTaaagttttgttttaattgtcaTGTGAGAAGCCTGATCTGCTAGACATGCCCTGAGAGTGCTTACTAGATTGAACCCCGGGGAAGATATGGAGGTCGACATCTGGTCTGTTAATCTTACTAGGGTTTTTAGGCAGGAGCCAAGGCTCTGAGCAAGTTAGGCATCAAAAATCTGTTCCCAAGCTTCCACCAGTGGTTATGTACAGAATCAGCTTAAGGAACAtgcataggaaagtagggctggaagggacctcacagaagTTActaatccagtcccctgctcaaggcaggatcatacctgactaaaccatcatagaagccaggtgtttgtctaacctgctcttgaatgATTAAATTAAGAAAAGATGGAacttccacaacttccctaggtaacctgtttcgaTGCTTGACAATtttcagtcagaaagttcctcctaacctCCAACTTAAGTTTCCCCTGCTACAGCTTGAGGTTGATGCACCTAGTTCTGACCCCTATGGCCACAAAGaagagcccatctccatcttctgtGTAAGTGCCCTTCAAGTAGCTGAAgatttatcaaatccccccctcagtcttctcttctccagactaaataaccctagctctttcagcctttcgtAAGTGTTGCTTTCCAGGCCCCTGATCCTTTTTGTtgttctgcactggactctttatATAACGTCCACATCTTGAAGTATGGGACCCAAAACtagacagtactccaggtgaggcttcattAGTGCCACATACAGTggaagagtcacttcccttgatttgcaagggacactcctgttaatacaacccagtatgctgttgactttttatttatttatttatttgcaacaagagcatactgttggttcatattcaactTGTGGTCCACCGTAACTCACAAGTCTCTCTCTGCAATACCGCAGCCTAGCctgtcattccccagtctgcattGAGCACATGGTTTATTCTGTCTCAAGTGCAGAACTtggcacttttccttgttgaatctcatctgtgGACCATTTCTCTGCTCTACCCAGGTCATTCAGAATGCTAGCCCTACCCTCCGGTTGCAGCTAAGTGTGCGTTCTTGATATCAGGCCATGGACAGAGGTACATTTGAAGTGCTCTGGATCCTAGATTGCTTCAAATCCAGATTTCTTTCGTGCTGTTCAGATATATACCCTCACCCCAGCCAAAAGAGCTTCAAAAAGCATGAAGGCATGCAGTGGCACAgacagaggcctgaagagcaggaATCCTTGCATGCCTCTTCGTCTCCAGAGGTTCCCGAGACCAAAGAAGTGCACAAAAGAGCACTCATTGGCTCTCCTCACagctccacaccctgccccacgaCCCTCTATGTATATACTGGAGAATCGCATATTTCAGGAAGTGCCTGAAATTGAGTGCTTCAGAGATGCTCTTTTTTTGAGGATCATTTCTGAGTCACTTCTTTGGCCATACATGCCTGCACCCTTGCCATTTTGGGTGCTTCAAAGGCATTTGGAGCGCTTCAAACAGCAAGTCTGTCTGTGACCTCAGCAGTACCTAAATGTTGACCTTAGGGAACTAAGAGTCTTTGTAAAATTCAAGTGCTCGAGTCAAACACTATTCAACCACCACTGAGATGCATTTAAAAGATTTTCAAAATTTAGGTTAGCTAACAAAAGATTACAAAGGAACCTGGTGACTAAAGATGCCTAAAATCCTTATTCAGTTGGCTAGATAAGTCCTtggttttcaaaagtgctgagagGGGACAAGTTAATGACACCATTTTCTTAGCTAGACTTTTCTCATTCTTAAAAGGAAGGCACTACGATGCACATGTTAGGCTCTCAACATTAAGGCTTACCAGCACTGGTATCAACTGCTGAAGACGCTTCTTCTACAGTACTCTGGGACATCCATATAGGTTGTTCTTTGGccaccttttctttttcttttttaggttCAGAATCCTGGACATCAATAACTAAGTTCTGGACATACATGTCACTGAGACACGAGTTCTTGTTGGCCCATTTTTCGGGACGGATATTGATGTCCAACACATTTGAATAGATCTTCTGATCAAAGCTGAAAGAAAAAGTTTGTTACTCTCGCTTCTGATTTCACTCTCTCTTGCCCCATGGAAttttaaatacaaacaaaaatcCCGTCTGCCAACTTGCAGGAGCTTTGTCAAGTGCGGCTTGGCCAGCTGCATCAAAAGCACTACCACATTAAATAGTACCCATCCCTTCAAGCACCAAATACCAACATTTCACCAAAATCTGAACATTAAGAAAGTCTTGCGTAATACTAATCTGTCTGTTAGGCAGCTTAAGTTTAAGACACTAGGCACACTACACAAAGCAGAATAGAAAGCAAGCattcatagatttttattttattatttttttttaatataaaagattTTGGAATAAAGTGGGAGGTTGATCCAGGCTTACAGGGCAGCACCAACGATCATCATCCTTCCAAGAAATGCTTAGGAAAACAACTTTCAGAGTTGACAAAAAAGGTcccagggaggagagaggagtgaGTGgagacaaagggattttttttttaataaatagaaaGTACTGAGGAAAGGAAGCATTTGCAAGGCCTTGTGGtatgcattggggggggggaggggatacaAGGGAGCATGAATTTTGAACCAGTTACAGAGGGAACAGCAGTAGCAATGCATACTTGAGTATGTGTGCAGGGGATGATGGGAACTGACAACATCTAGCCTGTGAACCTAGAGAAATAGAAACCCTtagaaaaatgatagagcaaACTACTTCAAGCTCTCATGCTTAATGGGAAAggataaaatgaaagaaaaggttgGGAGGAAGAAATGATGAATGTCTTGGGAAACAAGTAGCATCATTTAGAAGAGCAAGTGGGAAGGAAcaaaaggagaagggaggggataGATCATATCTGAGAAATACCTGGAAATAGTCACCATGCAAACAAGGCTTAATTTGATCAGGAGGCAGTTGGCTTTCCTGAGAATTATTTCAACGAATGGGATTTGAGGAAAGCCacatatcagaaaaaaaatattagaaataatttAATATGCAGGAACAACAAGCAGAGCAAATGAGCATGGTGGAATGTGGATGGGACAGAAATAAGCAGGTGGGAAAGATGCCTTAAGGACTGAGGAACAGGCAGGATAAAGCAAATAGATAAGTGGGATAAAAGAAAGGATAGATGTGAAAAATGAAATgactggggcagggaacagatgtgAAAGTAAATGCTTGGCAGGTGGTGTGAATTTTGTATTTTGAGGTAGGTGGCAAGATCCTGAGCAAAcacaggggaaaggagggtgggTAGCTTAGTGGTTTTGAGAAAAGGTGTCTGGGTTAAGCATATGAATTGAAAACCAGGCTAAGCTATCTGCGTTTAGGTTAATCTGTGCTGTGGAAGAAAGAATCCCAAAAGTCTTCTTTTTATGAACTGTATTGAATACACAATACCTTTCTGATAGTTCTGGGATTTCTGTTGGCGGAGGCTCAAGCAAATCGTATGGCAGAACAACATCTTCAGTTTCCTGCAGAAGCGCATAGATAGGCTCAATCTGCTCATTGAATTTTGCTAGCAAGGTTCTAGCATCTCGTTTGGGAAGCGCCGAGCCATCTTCCTCAACTTCAGCATTGCAGTAGGTGCAACGAAAAGTCTCTGCAACATTGTCCCAGTTCAAAATTCCCAGGTTAATATAGGATGGAAATATTGAGCAGTGGCCTTTGCTAAGAAATCTACCAAAGTAACAGATTTCTGAAACTCCATTAGATTGAAGGTACCTAAATTTGTAAGTGTGCAGACAGTATCACCCACTGAATGTCTTTGGTACTGAATCTGATCCTGAATTTCAGCTGCCTCGAACTAACAGGAGACGGAAACTCTTGAGTTCTAAAGCCAGCTCTGCTACTAATTTCTTATGTATGTTTGGGACATTCTAGGCTTTCTGACTCGGTTTACCTGTTAGTATAACAAATATGGAACTACTTCTCTTTTGGTATTGTGAGAATTAGTTATTATGTTCATTTACATTTAAGGCATGTACACATTTTATGATTCTCAATTAACAGTGTGGGGAAAGGAAGTCAAGGATGCAACCTCTATAGTGCAGAGAAAATCTTCATGCATTTCCAACTATTAATTAAATTTATTCTTATAACACTCATGCAAAATAGAcaatttatttccattttgaaCTATAAACCAAGACACAAAACATGGTTTAGGCTTAGTAAAGTCACTTAAACAGCAATTAGAATCAGACATCTAAGTCTTATGTTTTAGTGCTAAATAATCCTTCCTTTTCACTACGCATGGTGCTAGAAGCACTGGTATTTCCTTTATACTTGTTCTTTCACACTTCCATCCACCAGACCTCAAAAAAGTGGCAACAAATTTACTTACTCTTAGAAAATTTGCATAACATTAAATTTTTGTAATGTGAAAGTAGTAAAACTTTGGGACAGACTGCCTAGAGAGACTGTTAAAGTTCATAAATATAGGCTAGACAGGCATGATCTCACCTTGAGCAGGgatttggattagatgacttccaaGGGCCTTTCCACACCCATGTTTCTACAAATATAGGTACACAATGAATATCAGTAAAAATTTCCTACAGATTGCTGCTGACGAGCAGTGGCTGGCATACCTGTGAATGTGTCAAACAGCTGATTTACCTCCAGGTCTGTATAAGTGTTGAAGCAAGATGGACACTTGAAAGAGGACCTAGTGGTAGAATCCCGCTCGTCTGCTTCTATCTTCCGGCGAATGTGATCCAGTTTGTACCTCACGACATCCACCAACACCTTGTAG
This genomic window from Alligator mississippiensis isolate rAllMis1 chromosome 2, rAllMis1, whole genome shotgun sequence contains:
- the LOC102565810 gene encoding general transcription factor IIE subunit 1 isoform X1, which translates into the protein MGDQNIITEVPAALKRLAKYMVRGFYGAEYSLVLDVLIRYPCVKEDALLQLLKYERKQLRTILNTLKADKFIKLRMRVETGPNGKSTRHNYYYINYKVLVDVVRYKLDHIRRKIEADERDSTTRSSFKCPSCFNTYTDLEKHGCGKALGSHLIQIPAQETFRCTYCNAEVEEDGSALPKRDARTLLAKFNEQIEPIYALLQETEDVVLPYDLLEPPPTEIPELSESFDQKIYSNVLDINIRPEKWANKNSCLSDMYVQNLVIDVQDSEPKKEKEKVAKEQPIWMSQSTVEEASSAVDTSAEIPKTDENVKESIADNEVIKTLLIHESKSSSGTRQVPPLAQSKCHESESDTSESEEDTKHVKPGKGKVVGSDLEQEEQETVDPTVMVAGQPHLYSEVSENPELVSFMTGEEREAYIKVGQEMFQSVFE
- the LOC102565810 gene encoding general transcription factor IIE subunit 1 isoform X2, which produces MGDQNIITEVPAALKRLAKYMVRGFYGAEYSLVLDVLIRYPCVKEDALLQLLKYERKQLRTILNTLKADKFIKLRMRVETGPNGKSTRHNYYYINYKVLVDVVRYKLDHIRRKIEADERDSTTRSSFKCPSCFNTYTDLEVNQLFDTFTETFRCTYCNAEVEEDGSALPKRDARTLLAKFNEQIEPIYALLQETEDVVLPYDLLEPPPTEIPELSESFDQKIYSNVLDINIRPEKWANKNSCLSDMYVQNLVIDVQDSEPKKEKEKVAKEQPIWMSQSTVEEASSAVDTSAEIPKTDENVKESIADNEVIKTLLIHESKSSSGTRQVPPLAQSKCHESESDTSESEEDTKHVKPGKGKVVGSDLEQEEQETVDPTVMVAGQPHLYSEVSENPELVSFMTGEEREAYIKVGQEMFQSVFE